The DNA segment atataGAATTAAATTTTATGAGCGCTATTATTTAATGtgagtttatatattattagtttaaattataaaataaaaaataataatactgataaaaaaaaattaattactataactatttatttttatatttgaaaaagaaataaatatttaaatgatattttaatgAGAAAAATTGATGTGGCATTGCCATATAACATCTACTTACCTGACAAAAGTTTCTTGTATAATATAGTACATGCTTTTTGTTCGACAAATATATAATCTCAACCTAATAATATATTGCACTGTAATAAAGGAAGAATAGAGAATACATGGTCTTTATATTTATGATATGATAAAGAAAGGAGAAATATTATTTCTATAAAATCCATAGTAACAATATgtataacataatatttttttttctatttctcatTTATTACATGTAATGAACAGGaaagattaaagaaaaaaatagggTTTACTCCTTTGGGAGAGGATCATATATTTTCCTCTTGATATTTGTATAAGTTGGATCATTAGAATTAAGGTTTCAATCCAGCTCTAATATAACCTCTAAAGCTGGTAGTATTTACATAATATCGTATCTTCTTTGTTCTTTTGAAGAAAATGTATAGCATAGACACCTGATGTTCAAATATGGAGTGCATGTGCGTGTAACTTGAGAGTACGTAAAGACACTCGTCTCTTATAGTATGCAGGGAAACCAAAATCATAGTCATGCATGCATGTGTTGACATGAGAAACATAGTTAGGTACGTGAAAACATGTCCTTATCCCTAATACAAAATTTTCATTACAATTACCAAATCACTTAGCCTTGCCTCTATTTAAACCTGCCAAACCCTTATTAACATTTCAACATCTTTTTCCCTCTCCACTCTCTCTATTCTCTCCTACTAAATAATGGACAAGAAACTATCTACCATGTCTCATGATCCTGAGGTCAGAAAGGGACCATGGACAATGGAAGAAGACTTAATCTTGATCAACTACATCGCAAATCACGGGGAAGGTGTTTGGAACTCTTTGGCTAAAGCTGCAGGTAAACATCTTTTTCGTTCTTCaacttttattctatttttcaactattttcttcttctttttctctcctTTTTTGTTCCAACTAAGCCCTACGAATCATGGATCATCATGCTTTAACAGGTCTTAAACGTACCGGAAAAAGCTGCCGGCTCCGGTGGCTAAACTACCTCCGTCCCGATGTTAGAAGAGGGAATATTACACCCGAGGAACAGCTCTTGATCATGGAACTTCATGCAAAGTGGGGAAACAGGTGAATTCATGAcgcaatttatttatatatatatatatatatatatatatatatatatatatcaataacAACAagaaacttgttaaaaaagaaataacatATTGCATATGCGTTCACCACTAAGAtcttatatttgaaaatatatggTACTCTCTCAcaaggaaaaatattttaaagggTAAAtggtaattttgtgttttttcagTCTCTAATGCACCAGTTTTGCTcttattctattattatatttgtaacTTTTGTTCTTCACTTTTGAAAAATTGCATTTTTATTCAATCTTCAGTTTTATGTAcgtttttaattcttttacattttaattttttaatctttttacgGTACCAAAATTAAATGTTGGATTTATGATTTAATTAgtccaaaaaaatataaaataaaaaaaacttgacaATTTAaccatattattaattttttaaaatatggatactaaaattgaaaaaaaaaatgaaagtccTGGATAAGAATTAAGAAATATAATCATCAACCTTCTCCATTAAAGGTGAAGGAAATACTTTGTTGATCTCTTTAAAATTAGGTATCACATTAGATGGCATTGTTGGAAGACTATTTGAGTGAAAGGATAGAACTTTAGTCAAGGAAAGGATCGCAAAATAGGGGTTTTGTTAAACTAAAGGACATTTCCTGAGGAAAATCTATATATCTATGTTTAGAACCTCCAAATGATTCCAATTTCCATCCAAATGAACAACTATGCTTACTGTTGCATTCAATCTTCCGCTCCCACATCATGActtatgatataaaaaaaagtataagacATACAGGTAGTTAGTTTTTCATACAGATAAAAAAAGTTAGTTAAAATTTCTATGGATTATGTTAAATGTCCTCTTTTTCTCAATTTTGAAATATGTGTAGCTGTAATTATTGGTTTGTGAAAATTTGTTCTTTACACTTTTCATGTTtagttttaaaaactaaattttaatagtaaaataaaataaaagtagagAAGCTGTTGATCGAGCAAGAGAAACACGATTTGTAAACAACAACCTAGATATCTTccaaaagaagagaaaatacACTCCAAGCTTTTAACCAgaatctattattttttaaagaaaaatgttcttttcatattagattttattttcttatcgcTCCCTAACAAGTCTCTTGGTAAAAGTTGGAATATttacaagaaagaaaaagaaatatatcTGTAAActgaaaatacaatttaaaagggaaaaaaataagGGAAAAAGGCTTCAAAAGTGATAGACAcatataatgataaaaaaatcactacttgaattttttatatttcttagaatttttctttaattttctttttaaatttgcATGTAATGAATTTCATTGATATTTTTATAGGATTTTTTCTgtgtttctttttaaaaaagttgTAAGAAATCGATGATGTATATTTTTTGCTTAAATTTTTAAAGTTTCACGAAAACATGTGTAAGAATAgtcatataaaataattagtaaatgGATATAAGTAAAGAATAAGAGaggttataaaaaaattaaagcatGAAAGAAAACGAAtagtataaatatatattctaaTATAAATTAAGAGTGTGTGgaaagtgtaaaaaaaaaagaatgaaaaggatatgaaaagaagaggaagagaaaaGTGAGTTAGAAACTTTTATTATAATCCAAATCAATATAATAACATATAGAAAATACACGAAATATAACACAATATTTCTTAtctatattatttatttcatatgtTGCCCCATAATGTAAAGGGAAATATAAGgcttaataattaatattaatataatctaTTGATctattatatgtatattattaaaagaaaatgatttatttaagatattattatttaaagtaaGTAATAAGGAAAATATATGTATCAGTGATATTTATATCATGGAAAACCCAGAGAGAGAAAAGAAGTGGGGTGATTCTTAAAATTGAAGTGATAGAGATAACATTGAAATGAAAAGAGACGTGAATATAAatgaaataagaaaataaagaggTATAAGGTAGTTGTAAAATTGAAGTGAGGGAAAATAGAATTAGGATGAAAAATGAAGAGTAATACTTATATGTATATGTGGAGAACGTAAAGAAAAATACCAATAATTATGAAGGTTTAgtaatatgtaaataaattagaataaaaatttatatttaattttacaagTGGCTATTATAAGGAAGCTAGTGAAGGAGAAGGAAGTGAAGTAGAGCAGGGGAGCTTCCATTAATGGAAGTGGGCACACTTTTATTCCAATGAAAGAGAAGTTTTTAGGTAGTGAAAACGGACCTAAACCATACCCTCTTGCCTTTTCTTCACTAGGGCAGATGTCCttgtaaattaaaatcaaatccTCCCCTTCAGGATAAGCTTAACCTAACTACCTCCACACACCCTACTATTCTCACTATCCATTTTTTCTGTCTTAGCCTACAGAACAAATCAACCCCTACAAATATAATCTCTCAAATTCATATTACATTGTTAAACATAACTTTACTCGCAGGAATCCGATACACAGAGGGGTCTAGTGAAACAAGTTTTTAGGAGGCAATTCCAAGAAAAGATGTGTTCAAATTTGGAAGAAAATACGTAATAGCATATAGACGAAAAGGTTTTGTAGATAATGGAATGAAAAGAagtagaagaaaaagataagagAGATTTGAAGCATATACTCTCTACCCGAGGCATGCATGGAGAAATCTGATTTTCTTATCTTGTAGCCTCTGCTATATACATCAAAGGAAACTCAGAATTCAGCATCTTGCGTACCTCCATAATGATCGTTTTATAATGCTCACATTCATTCTCAGCCATTGAACATGGCCTCCTTTCAGACACATCCTATTTAATATAGGAGCTGCTACTTTTTTACtaatcaaatatcaaatgtttcaacAACCTTAGTTAgcttttcattttatttcaaCTAATTAATACTCTTTTTCATCAACAAATTACACAAAATATTTTACCTTACTTTCCCTATCACGCACCCTCCTGTACACTCTCTCCCGTCACGTCACACATTTCACTGACCGAGTCTCATGATCAACTgcctttttttatgtaaattctAATGCCCGTCTGCACATTAAATACTTGTCTGCTTATAAAATTCTACAACACTTTCTTTTTTAGGTTCCACTTTAGCTTCCAACTATTCATTCATTCCtatttcttataaatttaaaatagacaAAATAAAATCTATTCTCTTACTTTTAGAAACTCTCTAAATTCTAATTTTGTGTTAACTAAACTTATCGTGTTCACAAACATGTATTTTAATAACATTTCTaacttgtaattatttttaaaagctGAAACAAATGCCCAATTGTTTTTAAAAGTGGTTTTTTAAAAGGTAATGTTTTTATAGGAAAAGTTGCAAAAAAgagttttttgagaaaaaaaaatcaaatagtaTAGGACTACGTACTCTTATTAAAATCATAGCACTTTGCCAGTAtagttattttcttaaaattatttagataaaaaaaacaactttgagAGACGCtatgattaaaatttattagaaattaTTGTGTGAATTTTACTTATTATTCTACTAGTCTTACGAAAAGAATTAACTTTCATAAGAAAAATGTGATAGATAtttcattataaataaatatttgttaggCAGGTATCTGAAATTTACTCATTTCAGAAGTTTGACTTCCAATTTTTACAATGATGAGAAAACCAGTGCAATGGTATTCAGATATTTTACTCTCTGCTACAAATTACTGATTTCCCAACGCAGGTGGTCCAAAATTGCAAAGCAACTACCCGGAAGGACTGATAACGAGATCAAGAACTTCTGGAGGACAAGAATCCAGAAGCACATGAAGCAAACTGAGAGCTTTCAGCAACAGAGTAATTCTGAGACAAATGATCACCAAGCTTGCACTAGCCAAGTGTCCACCATTGCTGAGCCCATGGAGACCTATTCTCCATCCTGTTATCAAGGAATGTTAGAACCGTTTTCAGCTCAGT comes from the Phaseolus vulgaris cultivar G19833 chromosome 8, P. vulgaris v2.0, whole genome shotgun sequence genome and includes:
- the LOC137827083 gene encoding MYB-like transcription factor EOBII, with the translated sequence MDKKLSTMSHDPEVRKGPWTMEEDLILINYIANHGEGVWNSLAKAAGLKRTGKSCRLRWLNYLRPDVRRGNITPEEQLLIMELHAKWGNRWSKIAKQLPGRTDNEIKNFWRTRIQKHMKQTESFQQQSNSETNDHQACTSQVSTIAEPMETYSPSCYQGMLEPFSAQFHTNPDHSSCCTNDNTNYWSMEDILSMQLANY